Sequence from the Halobaculum rubrum genome:
CCTCAAGCGGGAGGCCAACCGACTCGGGATCGCGACGGCCGACTGCGACGGCTGCGGCGGGACGGTTCGGCTCGGGCTGTTGCCGAGCCCGGAGTGCCCCCACTGCGGGAGCACGTTCGAGACGGTCGAGCCCAGCTCGGGCTTCTTCGGGTCGCCGTCGCTCACGGTCGGCTCGCGTCCCGCGCTGGAAGGCGAAACGATCGACGAACGGGAGTCGCAGGCGATCTTCGAGGAGGAGTAGATGGCCGACGATCCCGACGCCGACGGCGACGCTTCCGACGGGACGGACGCCGACACGGCTGAGTCGCCGCGCGTGCGGAATCCGTTCTCCCGGACCGACACGACGGACGACGATCGGGACTTGGCCGACGGCCGCGAGGCGGGCGACGCAAGCGAGATGGCCGACGTGGGCGACGCGGACGACGAGGCCGCCGACCGTCCCGGCGACGCCCCGCTGGGCGATCTCGCCGGGCGTGTCGGCGAGCGCGTCCGGGATCGCGACATGCGCGACGACCACGACCCGTTCGAGGAGGTCGACGTCGGCGACATCGACACCGATAAACTGTGGGAATCGCTCGGCGCCGGGGAGGCCGACCCGTCGGAGGCGGACGGCATCGGACAGTACGACCCGCCCGAGGCCGCGGCCCGGCGCGTCGAGGAGCCCGAATCACGCGATACCCGTTCCGAACACGTGATCGACAAGCGGGAGTACTGCCAGCGCTGTCCGTACCTCTCGGCGCCGCCGGACGTGGCGTGCGGCCACGAGGACACCGACATCCTCGAGGTGGTCGACGCCCAGCGCTTCCGCGTCCGCGGGTGCCCGATCGTAACCGCCGACGGCAAGCCGAACTTCGCCGCCGGCGACGACCCGAACTCGGACACTGCGGCGGCCGGGACGGCAGTGTCGACTGAAACGGCCGAGGCTCCCGAGCCGACCGGGTCCCCCGCGGATTCGTCGACCGACGACGCGTAAGCCATACCGGTGCGGACCGGGTACGATCGGCCATGCAGTTTTGCGACGAGTGCGGTTCGATGATGCGCACCGATGACGGCGTGATGGTGTGTTCCGGCTGCGGCGCCACCGCCGACCGCGACGAGGAGCGCGCCGCCGAGTTCGTCTCCACCGAGGCCCAGACTCACGACGACGTGATCGAAACCGAGGAGGGCGCGAACTTCGAGGGGAAGCCCACCTCCGACGACGTGATCTGCGACGAGTGCGGCCACACCGTCGCGTGGTACACGATCAAACAGACCGGCGCCGCCGACGAGCCGCCGACGCGCTTCTTCAAGTGCACGGAGTGCGGCTACCGCTGGCGGGAGTACAACTGACGACGGGCTTTTGTCGCCGTCGTGAGAGAGCCGGATACATCGGATATGGCTCTCCGCGGTCGTCGTCAACGTCGCCGTCGGCTACCCTGAGGGCGATGTCGCCCCCGACACGGACGGGTCACAGCGTGTCGAGTAGCCACTCTCCCACGGCGTCGCCCACCTTCCCCGCCTGTCCGACGAAGAAGTGGTCGGCGGAGAACTCCCGGAGGTCGATGTCGAGTTCCCGCGCGCGCTCGACCACCGGTTCCCAGTCGGCGGTGTCGTCGCGGGTCGCGTACACCACCTGCGCGGGACAGTCGATGTCGTCCATCGCCGCCACGGCGTCGAGGTCGGACGCGAGCCGTGCGGTCGGCGCCAGCGCCGAGACGGCGTCGGCGTCGCCCTCCGCTCCGACCAGAAGCGCCAGACACCCGCCGAAGCTGAATCCGAACAGGCCGACGCGGCCGTAGCGCTCGCGCGCCCACGCGACAGCGTTGCGCGCGTCGGCGCGCTCGCCGTACCCCTCGTCCCAGTCGCCGTAGTCGAAGCGGAGGCAGTCGACGCCGCCGGCGGTCAGGACCGCCGAGACCGCCCGGAGGCGCTCGTCGCCGCGGTGGCCGCGGTGCTGCGGGTGGGGCGGGCACGCGACGACGCAGGCGTCGGCCCGGGCGTGGCTGGGATCCCCCGTATCGCCCGCGCGGTCGAGCGAGCCCCGAACGTCGCGGCCGCCGGGAACGAGTACGTCGGTCACGCGGTCGACTCCGGTCGCTCGGCTGAAAACGGTAGCGGGTGGACTGCTCGCGCGGGTGAGATTTATACGGCCAGTTCACTTACTTCGGGCCATGGGAATCCTCTCTCGCGCCTCCTACGTCGTCCGCTCGAAGCTCAACTCGATCCTCAACCGGGCGGAGGACCCCTCGGAGTCGCTCGACTACAGCTACGAGCAGATGCGCGACGAGCTTCAGGACGTGAAACAGGGCATCGCGGACCTCACCACCCAGAAGAAGCGCCTGGAGATCCAGAAGCGCCGGCTGGAGGAGAACGTCGAAAAGCACAACGAACAGGCGCGGGAGGCGGTCCAGCAGGACCGCGACGACCTCGCGCGCAAGGCGCTGGAGAAGAAGAAGTCGAAGATGACCCAGATCGAGGACCTGGAGACGCAGATCGCCGAGCTCCAGAACACCCAGGACCAACTCGTCGACAAGAAGGACGAGCTCCAGGGGCGCATCGAGGAGTTCCGTACGAAGAAGGAGACGATGAAGGCGCGCTACGAGGCCGCGGAGGCCTCGACCCGCGTCTCGGAGGCGATGTCGGGCGTCGGCGACGAGATGGGCGACGTGGCTCGCTCGATCGAGCGGGCCGAGGAGCGTACCGAGGAGATGGAGGCGCGCTCGCAGGCGATGGACGAACTGCAGGACACCGGCGCGTTCGACGACGCGCTCTCCGACGAGGACGAGATCGATCGGGAGCTCAGCTCCGGCCGCACGGACCGCGAGGTCGACGCCGAACTGGAGACGCTGCGGGCGGAAATGGGGAAGGGCTCGGCCGACGACGGCGGCGACGTCGACGCCGACGCGGCCGACGCCGCGACGGAGTCCGACGACCTCGTCGACGAGGAGGTCGAAGCCGAGCTGGAGGAGCTCCAACAGGAGGACGACGCCGACGCCTCGAATTGACATCCTCCCCGCGCTGACGGGCGAGGCGTTCTCGTTGAACTTCCGTCCCGACGGTCGTTCCCCCGCCGCACCTTCGTTCTAGCCCCGTTCTCGCCGTTCACTCCAGCCGGCGTCGACACGCTGTCCATGGCTCCGTTCATCCTCCGGGAAGGGACGAGTGTCGGAGGTCGAGCGGGACGACTGAGCCGCCGACGCGGGCGGCCCGGCACCGACAGACGAAAGTCACCCCGGGCGGAAGGGCCGGTATGAGCGATCTCGACGCGGAGGTACAGACAGCCAGCGACGTCGGCGGCGACGGGCCGCCGGTGGAGGAGAAGCCGTACAAGATAATTTTCGAGGCTAACGCCTGTTTCGGCGCGGGCAAGTGCGCGGAGGTCGCGGACAACTGGGAGATGGACATCACCAGCGGCATGGCGAAGCCGAAGTCGTACTACGTCGGCGACGACGAACTCGAGGAGAACCTTCGCGCGGCGGCGGTGTGTCCCGCGAAGAAGGACGTCGGCTGTATCCACGTCGTCGACCGCCGCACCGACGAGGAACTGGCGCCGGATCCGCACGGCGACGGAACGCTGAGCGTCGACTGGTGAGGACGCTCAGTCGTTCAGGCTGACGGTTTCCTGCCCGGCCAGTCGCGGGTTGATCCCGGAGACTGTGTGGGGACGGAAGCCCTCGACGGTGTCCCGAACGCCGAAGCTGTTCTTGAGGTTGTACGCGGGCAGGTGAGCCCGGTCCTCCAGTATCGTCGTCGTCGCCTCGGTGTACAGCCGCTTGCGTTCCTCACGGTCGGCCGACTGCCGGGCTTGCGTCAGCTTGTCGGCGACCTCCTCGTTGCGGTAGTAACAGCCGTTGGTCTCGCTTTCCACCTCGGGGTGGAACATGTAGTAGAGGTAGCCGTCGGGGTCGAACTCGTCGACCCAGCCGAGCGTGTACATGTTGTAGTCGTCCTCGTTACCGGTGGCGTACTTGTCGAGGAACGCCCCCCAGTCCAGCCGCTGGACCTCGACGTTGCTCCAGCCGGCCTCCTGAAGGCCGTTACCGACCGAGATGCCGATCTGTTCGCGCTTGTCGTCCGGCGGGACGATGATCTTCCAGGAGTAATCTTTGGAGACGCCGGCCTCCTCCAACAGCTGTGCGGCCATGTCGACGTCCTTGTCGTGGGAGATATCCGCCCAGTCGTCGGTCGGGAACTCCCAGGCGTCGGTGACCGTCTCGGGCATCGGCGCGGTCAGGCGCGTGCCAGCCGGCTCGATGTAGTTCTGGACGGCCTGGTCCATCGAGACCGCGTAGTCGATCGCCTCTCGGACCTTCGGGTCCGAGGTGGGGCCCTCGTTGCAGTTGAACGCGAGGTAGTAGTAGCCCAGTCCCTGCCGTTCTGCCACGGAGGAGCCCTCCTGGCTCTTCACGGTCGAGTACAGCTTCGGCGGCACCGTCTGGACGATGTCGAACTCGCCGTTCTTCAGCGTCGTGACCCGCGTCGTCGGCTCCTCGACGGGGCTGAAGACCGCGCCCTCGAGGCTCGGCGCGTCCCCGTGGTACTCCTCCCAGCGCTCCATGACGACCTCGTCGCCCTCGGTGGCCGACTCCAGCGTGAACGGTCCGGAGCCGACGGGGTCCCGGTTGAACGACTCCTTATTCTCCTCGCGGTACGCCTTCGGCACCGGCGCCCACGCGAGCTTGTGGCGGAACGGCCCGAAGGGGAACTTCAGGTCGAACTGGACCGTCCGGTCGTCGACGACGGTGATGGAGTCGATCATCGTGAACTCCGACCCGTTGTTGGTCTCCTCGCGTCCCGGCGCGAGGAAGGAGTACTTCACGTCCTCGGCGGTGATCGGCTCGCCGTTGTGGAACGCGATATCCTCGCGGAGTTCGACGACGTACCGCGTCGCGTCGTCGTTGACTTCCGGCTCGCCGGCGGCGAGCTGCGGAACGAGCTCGGTCCCCTCGCCGTACGTGTAGAGGTTGTCGAAGACCTGTCCGACGACCTGCAGCGAGGGAACGTCGTTGGCCTTCAGCGGGTCGAAGTCCAGCGGCGACTTCGTCTGCGCGAAGTTGAGCGTCCCGCCGGCGGTCGTCGCGGTGGTCGATTCACCGTCGCTCGTCTCGCCCGTGTCCGTTTCGGACTCGTCGCCTCCCGACCCGCCAGTGCAGCCGGCGAGGCCGACCGCGCTCGCGGTGCCGGCGCCGGCGAGGACTCGGCGTCGTGTGATCGCGTCCAGCGTTTCGTCTGTGTTGTCGCTCACGACGACAAGAGCGTCTCTGAACACGTATTTATCCATCGTTTGACGAAAATGTGACTTCTACTTTGGAAGTGGCTGTAACGTCTCTCGGGCGACCGAAATCCACTTCCACCGCCCGGCGAAACGACGACTCGCGCGAGGGTGGCTGAGCTTGGCCAAAGGCGGCGGACTTAAGATCCGCTCCCTCAGGGGTTCGAGGGTTCAAATCCCTTCCCTCGCATGAGTGGGGCCGAAGGCCCCCGAACCGTTCCGGAAGGGTTTGAAGTAGACCGGTCGCGCGCAGCGCAGCGAGCACGTCCGGACGTGGTTCAAATCCCTTCCCTCGCAGTCGCGAGAAGCACAGCGACGAGTGACGAGAATGGGTCCGTGACGGCCGTCGCAAGCCCGTCCGTCTCGCCGGCCGTCGGTTCGGCGTCCGTGTCGAACTGGCGGTGTAGCACGTCCGGATCCCCCTCGGCTCTCCTCTCTTCTTCCAGCGACCGCGGAACGACCCCAAGCGGTTTCCGTTTCTAATGAGATATAATTACCATGATCCCGGCGGACAGGCTGTCGCGTCCGGACGCGATCCTCGCGGTCATCGGCGTGAGTCTGTTCACGGCCGTACTCGCGACGACCGCGTTCGGCGTGCCGTTTCGGGTGACAGCGCTCGCGGCTTCGGTGGTCGGCGGCCTCGCCATCGCCGACGGCGTGTTCCGCGATCCGCCGACCGACGGGTGACTACCTGCACTGACGGTCGCGGTGGTGAGCCGACAGCCCTCGAGCGCGACACCGGTTCGCAGTCACACAGCGGCCGCTCGAAGGTGTGAAACGTGGGAGGAACGCGCGCCGGTGAAAAGAGCGGCGCGCGTTCCGCCCTGAATTGGTCCCCGCTGACGCTTCGGCCCTCCAGACGAAGCGTCACCTGGGTCAAGCAGGTGCGAGTACTTAACCATGTTGGCGACGGCTGTACCGTCCCTAACCGAAAGCGGTGAGCGTGCGGCGCGTACGCCCCAGCGCCGACGGCCTCGATCGTTTCTCCCAGCGTACGATCCAATTCAGCTCACTGCCGTGCGGGATGTGACGGGGCGAGCCGTGACCCGCCGCCGAGGAGTCGTTCGCGGAGGGTCTCTCCCGCCGTCGGCTCCGCGAGGAGATCTCGCGCGCGCAGCTCCGGCACGAGGAGATCGACCACGTCGTCGAGGCTCCCGGTGCGAAGCACCTCCTTCACGTTGAACCCGTCGACGCCCACCTCCTCGTGCCAGTACTGCAGTTCGTCGGTCACCTGTTCGGGCGTGCCGACCACGACCGGGGAAGTGGTTCCGAGGCCGGAGAACTGCGCGACCTCGCGGACGGTCCACTCCCGATCCGGGTCGGACTTGGTAAAGGCGTTCATCGTCCCCTGGATCGCGTCGGTCTCGATGTGCTCGATCCGCTGATCCGGATCGAGCTCGGAGAGGTCCATGTCGAGGAAGCCCGACAACAGCGCGAGCGTCGCCTCCACGTCGACGGTCTCCAGCAGGCGCTCGTACTTCGCTTCGGCGGCCTCCTCCGTCTCGGCGACGACCGGCACGACCCCCGGGAAGAACGCGAGGTCGTCGGGATCCCTGCCGAGGTCGGCGGCCCGCTCGCGCAGGTCGTCCATGTACTCACGGACGCCGTGCTCGGTGGGCTGCGAGCAGAACACCGCCTCGGCGTTGGCGGCGGCGAAGTCGCGTCCGCGGTCGGAGGAGCCCGCTTGGAAGATCACCGGCGAACGCTGCGGCGACGGCTCGCAGCCGTGCGGGCCGGGCACGTCGAAGAACTCTCCCTCGTGGTCGATCTCGTGGACCTTCGCCGGGTCGCTGAAGACGCCCGACTCCCGGTCGCGGACGACGGCGTCGTCCTCCCACGAGTCCTCCCATAGCGCGTAGCAGACGTTCATGAACTCGTCGGCGCGGTCGTACCGTGTCCCCTTGTCCATGCGCTCGTCGAGGCCGAGGTTCGCCGCCGCCGACTCCAGATACGAGGTGACGACGTTGAACGCGACGCGGCCGTCGGTGAGGTGATCGAGCGTGGAGAACTCCCGCGCGAGCTGGTACGGGTGGGTGTAGGTGGTCGACTTCGTGACCGCGAACCCGAGCGAGTCGGTCACCTCGGCCATCGCGGGCACGAGGTAGCCGGGGTCGTTCGAGGGGGTCTGGACGGCGTGCTCGATGGCCGTCTCGCGGTCGCCGCCGTACACGTCGTAGATGCCGCGCACGTCGGCGAAGAAGACTGCCGCGAAGCCGCCCCGTTCGGCGGTTCTCGCTACGTCGGTCCAGTACTCCCTGTCTTTGTACTCGCCGGAGCGGTCCGCCGGGTGGGTCCACGACCCGGGGGAGACGTGCTCCACGGAGTTCATCGTGAAGAGGTTGAGATGGATGCCGTCGCTCATTGATCTGCGTGTGTGGTCGTGGGGTGGTAAACGGGGTGGAGTCGGCCGAGTGTGCCTGTATTCGGATCGTTCAGTGGTGGTGGGGGTCTGGTCGTTGTTGTTGTGGGTGTGGTATAGCGGATGGTCCAGCAGTGGATACGACCGCGAAAGCACCCTTTCAGTCCCGCCCACCGCAACCGCGACCTCACCCTCCCCAGCCGACTCACTCAGGCTTCGGAAGACTCGCTTCGCTCGTCTTCCGTGTTCTCGTTCGCTCCGCTCACGAGAACTTCGCCCTCGTTCGTCCCTCGCACGCGTCCGGCGGACACGGAGGTCCGCCGGCGCGCGCCACCACGTTTCGCGCGCACCGGGCAAACGATCCCGATGCTCAGTCTGTCCGACCGCAGGTGGGACTGAAAGGGGCCGGGCGGCTGCGGGAAGGCGCGGCGGGCGCACCGACCGCAGCCGCTCGAGGGATTTCGCGGCCGCCACCACGCCTGTGGCCGCCGCTGTCCCGTTCTCTGCGAGGGATACGACGCATCCACAGAATCCGGCCGATCCGACCGCGTGGGTCCGATTTATCACCCGCGGTCGCACATCTGCGTTCATGTACGACCGCGTCGCTGTCCTCGCTCACGAGAAGTTTCCGGACCGCTCGAAGACCGCCAACGGGATCATCCGCTACGCCGACTACGAGGTCGCCGGGGTCCTCGACCGCGACCGCGCCGGCGAGCACGTCGCCGATCACCTGCCGGACGTGCCCGATGCACCGATCGTCGAGTCGTTCGCCGACGTGCCCGGCGACGTGGACGCGCTGATCGTCGGAATCGCGCCCATCGGCGGCGGCTTCGACGAGTCGTGGCGTCCGGACGTGCGCGCGGCCATCGAGGCCGGCTGCGACGTGATATCGGGCCTTCACTACTTCCTCAACGACGACGACGAGTTCGCCGAACTCGCGGCCGAACACGGCGTCGACCTCCGGGACGTCCGGAGGCCCCACGACGACCTCACCGTCGCAGGGGGACGCTCTGACGAGGTGAGCGCGGACGTGGTCCTGACCGTCGGGACCGACTGCTCGGTCGGCAAGATGACCGCGACGATGGAGATCGTCGAGGCCGCCCGCGAGGCCGGGATCGACGCCTGTGCGATCCCGACCGGCCAGACCGGGATCATGATCGAGGGGTGGGGCAACCCCGTCGATCGCGTCGTCTCGGACTTCACCGCCGGCGCCGTCGAGGAGATGATCCTCGAGAAGGGCGACGAGCACGACTTGCTCGTCGTCGAGGGCCAGGGAAGCATCGTCCACCCCGCCTACTCGGCGGTCACCTGCGGCATCCTCCACGGCGCGATGGCCGACGAACTGGTTCTGTGTCACGCCGCCGGGCGCGAGGCGATCCACGGCTACGAGGACACTGCACTCCCGCCGATCGAGGAGTACGTCGACCTCTACGAGTCGCTTTCGGCGCCCGTCCACGAAAGCGAGGTCGTCGCCGGCGCGCTCAACACCGCCGACCTCGCGGACGATACCGCCGCCCGGGACGCGGTCGACGAGTTCGCCGACGCGATCGACGCGCCCGCGACGGACCTCATCCGGTTCGGCGCCGAGGCGGTCGTGGAGGCGATCCGATGACGTCGTCCCCCTCGCTCTCTGCCTCCTTCGAGCGCGTCTCGCTCCCGCTGGAACACGACTTCACCATCTCCCGGGGGACCACCACCGCAGCCGAGAACGTGCTCGTCCGCATCGAGGACGAGGATGGCATGATCGGCGTCGGCGCGGCCGCCCCCTCGGCCCACTACGGCGAGACCGCGGACACGGTCGTCGCGGTGCTGCCGGACCTGCTCGCCGAGGTCGAGACCGTCGGCGACCCCCACGCCATCGCGGAGATCGAGGAGCGCATGGAGGCGGTCGTCGCCGACAACCCCGCCGCCAGGTGTGCGGTGAGCATCGCGCTCCACGATCTGGCGGCGAAACGGCTCGGCGCTCCACTGTACCGTCTGTGGGGGCTGAACTCGGCGGACACGCCGGACACGTCCTACACCATCGGGATCGACGACACCGACGTGATGCGCGAGAAGACGGCGACCGCCGTCGAGACGGGCCACTCGACGCTCAAGCTAAAACTCGGCACCGACCGCGACCGCGAAGTCGTGGAGGCGGTCCGTGAGGAGGCGCCCGACGCGACCCTCCGCGTCGACGCCAACGAGGCGTGGACGCCCCGCGAGACCGCCCGCAAGAGCGAGTGGCTCGCGGATCTGGGCGTCGAGTTCATCGAGCAGCCGATCCCCGCGAGCGACCCGGCGGGGCTGAAGGACGCCTTCGAGCGCTCGGTCCTCCCGATCGCCGCGGATGAGTCGTGCGTCACGCTCGCGGACATCCCGCAGATCGCGGACCGGTGCGACATCGCGAACCTGAAGCTGATGAAATGTGGCGGCCTGCTGGAGGCCAAACGGATGATCCACGCGGCCCGTGCGCACGGGCTCGAAGTCATGCTCGGCTGCATGGTCGAGTCGAACGCCGCCATCGCCGCCGGCTGTCACCTCGGGCCGTTGCTCGACTACGCCGACCTCGACGGGAGTCTGTTGCTCGCGGACGGCGCGGACCCGTTCGATGGCGTGCCGATGCCGGAGGGGCGGATCGATCTGGCGGCGGTCGACCGGCCCGGGACGGGTGCGGTCGAATGAGTGAGCGCCCGACGGGAGCGAAGCGAGAGCGAGCGATCGAACTGACTGGCTCCGTGTAGCGCAGTCGCGTGCCGGCCGAAGGCTGATACTATTTGCTGGGAGACTTCCCGTATGACCGACCCGCGGCGGGAGAACCGCCGGTTGTGGGACGAGTGGAGCGACACCTTCCAGTCGTACTGGAACGCGAACGCCGCCGAGGGGGAGTTGCCGCCCGCGCCGTCGCCGTTCGACACCGACCGGCCGGGCGGGATGCGTCCCGACCCGCTCGATTCGGTCGAGGAAACGGACTACGTCGAACTCGGTTGTGGCGGCGGCCAAGGGAGCGTCGGCACCGCCCGACTCGGCGCCGACACGGTCGTTGGTGTCGACTTCTCCCGCGAGCAACTCCGGCACGCCCGGCGCCTGCGCGACTTCTACGGCGTCGACGCCCGGTTCGTGCAGGGCGACGTGACCGACCTCCCGCTGCCGGACGACGCCTTCGATCTGGCCTCCTCGGAGGCGGCGTTCCAGATGGTGCCGGACCTCGACCGGGCGCTCGCCGAGGTCCGTCGCGTCCTCCGCGACGGCGGCGTGTTCGTGCTCGGCCTCCCGCATCCGCTGTACGAGGCGCTCGACGCGGAGTCGCGGACGCTGGAGGGGAACTACCTCGACCCCGGGCCGCGCGAGGTCACGGTCGACGAGGGGTACGAGTCGACGCTGGTCGTGTTCGACCGCACGGTCGCCGACGTGTACAACGCGCTCCGCGACGCCGGGTTCGAGGTCACACGGATGCTGGAACACGTGAACGACCCGGTCGCGGACACCGATCCCGCGGAGAGCGACCGCCCCGACGTGCTGTGGGAAGTGCCGCGCAGCGTGCGGTTCCGGGCGGTCGCACGCTGACCCGCACGGCCACCGTCGCCGTGGCCGTGAGAGATAGCGGCTATGAGGGCCCTCGAAACCTACGCCCCGTCGCCGACCAGTTCCTCGTACTGCGCGCCGGTCTGCTTCAGCGTCGCCGTCGAGTAGAGCCGCTCGTGGTCGAACGGGAGGTGGTCGGCGGCGAGTTCGTCGATCTTGGCGTCGACGGCGTCGGCCTCGCGGCCGTGGACCATGGTGAAGAGGTTGTACTCCCAGTCCCGCTCGGGCCGGCGCGGCCGATGGTAACACAGCGTCACGTACGGGAGTTCGCCCACGGACTCCCCCAGTTCGTCCAGCCGGTCGTCCGGCACGTTCCACACGACCATGCAGTTGTTCCGGAAGCCGGTGACGATATGGTTGACGACGCAGCCGACGCGCTTGATGCAGCCGTCCGCCAGCAGGCGCTCGATCGCCGCGAGCACGTCCGACACGTCGGCGTCGACCGCCTCCGCCACGGCGCGGTACGGCGTCGCCGACAGCGGGAACCCGTCCTGGATCTCGACGAGCAGTGCCCGGTCCAACTCCGAGAGGTCGCCGGTCGCGTTCTCGGAGATCCGGGTCGCCCCGGCGTCCGTCGACTCCAGCGATTCTCTCGCGAACGCGTCGTCGTTCCAGACGGGAAACTCCAGGTCGATGTAGTAGTCCGTCAGCATCGGGAGGTTCAGCACCTCGCGGCCGGTTCGATCCTCGATCTCCGCGAGGATCCGGTCGCGCGTCTCCCGGCTGGCGGCGGTGACGACGAACCACTGGTTCCACTCGTGGTCGCGGCGGTAGTTGTGGTTCACCTGGCGGTAGCCGTTGATCGTCTCCGCGACCTCCTCGAAGCGGTCCTCGGGCGCCGAGACGGCCGCCAGCGTCGACGAGCCGATCACCGGCGGGTTGAGCACCGCGCCGAACCGCCGGAACACGCCGCGCTCGCGGAGCCGTTTCACCCGATCGAGCGCCTCCTCTTCGTCGATCCCGAGTTCCTCGCCGACGATCCGGAACGGCCGCTCGGCGACGGGGAAGCCGCTCTGGTAGTCGTCGATCAGTCGCGCGTCGACGTCGTCGAGACCGGCGCGCCAGTCGTCGGCCGGGTCCGCCTCCGCGCCATCGCCCTCGGCGCCACTCATTGGCCGTCGTAGGGACCGGCGGCACCTACCGGTTTCGCTCGCGGCCGTCCCGTGCGGCCTTCGAGCAACCGGGTGGTTTTTGCGCCGAACGCCCGTGTGTTCGGACATGGCGAAGGCGACCACCGAGGAGGACGAGACGTTCGGCGAGTGGCCGCTCAAGCGGCTCATGACCGAGGTCTGTGGCTCCGGCCCGAAGTCGGCCGACGACATGACCCGCGCGCAGGCGACCGAGGCCATGCGCCGGATCTTCGCGGGCGAACCCGACCACACGACGCTGGGGGCTTTCTGGCTGGCGAACCGCTGGAAGCGCAACAACCCCGAGGAACTGGCCGCGTACGTCGACGAGATGTGCTCGCGCGTCGAGTACGTCGAACCCGACGCCGACCCCGTCGACTGCGGCGCAAACTACGACGGGAAAGGCGAGACGGCGATCCTCGGCGCCGCCGCGGGCATCGTGGCCGCCGGCGCCGGCACGCCCGTGGTGGTCCACTCGGGCGACCGTGTGCCCACCCAGAAGCAGGACGCCTACAAGCACGTCCTCGACGAACTCGGCGTTCGGACGGCGATCGACCTCGCGGAGTCCGCCGAGATGGTCGACGAGACCGGGTTCGGGTTCTACTATCAGCCGGCGTTCAACCCCGCGATCGACGACCTGTGGGAGCGCCGCGACATGATGGGCGTCCGGTCGTTCGTCAACACGATCGAGACGCTCGCCAACCCCGCGGGCGCCTCGACGCACCTCGGCTCCTTTTACCACCTCGCGTTCGCGAAGAAGGTGGTCGACACCTTCGCCGAGAGCGAGTTCCACGACCTCGACCGCGTCATCATGTTCCAGGGGATGGAGGGGTACGACGACATCCGCCCCGGCTACACCAAAGTGGCTGAATGGAACGCAGGGAGCGATGCCACCGGCGAAGACGGGAGCGAGAGCGACTCGTTCACCGACTACGAGATCGAGACGCCCGAGTACGGCATGGACTTCGAGGAGGCGGACCTGGAGGTCGACGACGTCGCCGTCGACTCGGCAGCGCTCACCGAGGAGGTCGTCACGGGCGAGCGCGACGATCACTGGCGCGACGCGGTCGCGCTCAACGCGGCGTTCCGGATCTACGCGCGCGACGACGTCGACAGCATCGAGGAGGGGCTGGAGGCGGCCCGGGCCGCCATCGACGACGGTTCCGCGGCGGCGGTGCTCGACGATATCCGCGCGTTCTGAGGCGCGCGGTTGCGCGAGCGAAGCGAGCGCAACCGCGGAAGAACGGCGGAGCGGTCTTCGTGCCGCTCCGCCCACGAACAGTGTGCGGTCGAGCGAGCGAAGCGAGCGCAACCGCGGAAGAACGGCGGAGCGGTCTTCGTGCCGCTCCGCCCACGAACAGTGCGGTCGAGCGAGCGAAACC
This genomic interval carries:
- a CDS encoding LLM class flavin-dependent oxidoreductase — translated: MSDGIHLNLFTMNSVEHVSPGSWTHPADRSGEYKDREYWTDVARTAERGGFAAVFFADVRGIYDVYGGDRETAIEHAVQTPSNDPGYLVPAMAEVTDSLGFAVTKSTTYTHPYQLAREFSTLDHLTDGRVAFNVVTSYLESAAANLGLDERMDKGTRYDRADEFMNVCYALWEDSWEDDAVVRDRESGVFSDPAKVHEIDHEGEFFDVPGPHGCEPSPQRSPVIFQAGSSDRGRDFAAANAEAVFCSQPTEHGVREYMDDLRERAADLGRDPDDLAFFPGVVPVVAETEEAAEAKYERLLETVDVEATLALLSGFLDMDLSELDPDQRIEHIETDAIQGTMNAFTKSDPDREWTVREVAQFSGLGTTSPVVVGTPEQVTDELQYWHEEVGVDGFNVKEVLRTGSLDDVVDLLVPELRARDLLAEPTAGETLRERLLGGGSRLAPSHPARQ
- a CDS encoding ferredoxin, with protein sequence MSDLDAEVQTASDVGGDGPPVEEKPYKIIFEANACFGAGKCAEVADNWEMDITSGMAKPKSYYVGDDELEENLRAAAVCPAKKDVGCIHVVDRRTDEELAPDPHGDGTLSVDW
- a CDS encoding DUF1611 domain-containing protein is translated as MYDRVAVLAHEKFPDRSKTANGIIRYADYEVAGVLDRDRAGEHVADHLPDVPDAPIVESFADVPGDVDALIVGIAPIGGGFDESWRPDVRAAIEAGCDVISGLHYFLNDDDEFAELAAEHGVDLRDVRRPHDDLTVAGGRSDEVSADVVLTVGTDCSVGKMTATMEIVEAAREAGIDACAIPTGQTGIMIEGWGNPVDRVVSDFTAGAVEEMILEKGDEHDLLVVEGQGSIVHPAYSAVTCGILHGAMADELVLCHAAGREAIHGYEDTALPPIEEYVDLYESLSAPVHESEVVAGALNTADLADDTAARDAVDEFADAIDAPATDLIRFGAEAVVEAIR
- a CDS encoding dienelactone hydrolase family protein — translated: MTDVLVPGGRDVRGSLDRAGDTGDPSHARADACVVACPPHPQHRGHRGDERLRAVSAVLTAGGVDCLRFDYGDWDEGYGERADARNAVAWARERYGRVGLFGFSFGGCLALLVGAEGDADAVSALAPTARLASDLDAVAAMDDIDCPAQVVYATRDDTADWEPVVERARELDIDLREFSADHFFVGQAGKVGDAVGEWLLDTL
- a CDS encoding ABC transporter substrate-binding protein, which encodes MSDNTDETLDAITRRRVLAGAGTASAVGLAGCTGGSGGDESETDTGETSDGESTTATTAGGTLNFAQTKSPLDFDPLKANDVPSLQVVGQVFDNLYTYGEGTELVPQLAAGEPEVNDDATRYVVELREDIAFHNGEPITAEDVKYSFLAPGREETNNGSEFTMIDSITVVDDRTVQFDLKFPFGPFRHKLAWAPVPKAYREENKESFNRDPVGSGPFTLESATEGDEVVMERWEEYHGDAPSLEGAVFSPVEEPTTRVTTLKNGEFDIVQTVPPKLYSTVKSQEGSSVAERQGLGYYYLAFNCNEGPTSDPKVREAIDYAVSMDQAVQNYIEPAGTRLTAPMPETVTDAWEFPTDDWADISHDKDVDMAAQLLEEAGVSKDYSWKIIVPPDDKREQIGISVGNGLQEAGWSNVEVQRLDWGAFLDKYATGNEDDYNMYTLGWVDEFDPDGYLYYMFHPEVESETNGCYYRNEEVADKLTQARQSADREERKRLYTEATTTILEDRAHLPAYNLKNSFGVRDTVEGFRPHTVSGINPRLAGQETVSLND
- a CDS encoding PspA/IM30 family protein produces the protein MGILSRASYVVRSKLNSILNRAEDPSESLDYSYEQMRDELQDVKQGIADLTTQKKRLEIQKRRLEENVEKHNEQAREAVQQDRDDLARKALEKKKSKMTQIEDLETQIAELQNTQDQLVDKKDELQGRIEEFRTKKETMKARYEAAEASTRVSEAMSGVGDEMGDVARSIERAEERTEEMEARSQAMDELQDTGAFDDALSDEDEIDRELSSGRTDREVDAELETLRAEMGKGSADDGGDVDADAADAATESDDLVDEEVEAELEELQQEDDADASN
- a CDS encoding transcription factor S, which gives rise to MQFCDECGSMMRTDDGVMVCSGCGATADRDEERAAEFVSTEAQTHDDVIETEEGANFEGKPTSDDVICDECGHTVAWYTIKQTGAADEPPTRFFKCTECGYRWREYN